The Mycolicibacterium duvalii DNA window GCGCACGCGCTGCGCGGGATCCTCGCAGGCACCCGCGTCGATGCCATCCTGGCCGACGTCACGTTCACCGGGGCGCTCGCGGTCCTGTTGGGCGATGCCGGCCGACCGCCGATCGTGGCGTGCGGCGTCGCGCCGCTGACGTTGTCGAGTGCCGACACGCCACCCTTCGGCATGGCATGGCAGCCCACGCAGGGTGCGGACTATCGCCGGATGACCCGCGTCGCGCAGCGGGTGATCATGCGCGACAGTCAACGCGCGTTCGACGCCGCGCTGCGTGGCGCGGGCGGCGGCGGTGCGCCGGTGTTCGTCAGCGACTGGCCGCGACTGGCCGACGCAGTGGTCCAGCTGTCGGTGGCGGGATTCGAGTACCCGCGCAGCGATCTGCCCGAGACCGTCGAGTTCGTCGGGCCCGCGCTGCCGCCTCCCGACGCGTCGTTCCAGCCGCCGACGTGGTGGTCCGACCTCAGCGCTGCGGCGACGGTCGTGCTGGTCACCCAGGGCACCTTCGACAACACGAACCTCGACCAACTGATCACCCCGACACTGCGGGGGCTCGCCGATCGCCCCGATGTCCTCGTCATTGCCACGACCGGCGGCAGAGCCGGTCAACAGCTGCCCGAGCACATCCCGGCCAATGCACGTGTGACCGACTGGGTGCCCTACTCGGCGCTGATGCCGCATGTCGACGTGATGATCACCAACGGTGGCTACGGAGGTGTGCAGTACGCGCTGAGCCACGGCGTGCCGCTGGTGGTGGCCGGGGAGACCTCCGACAAGGCCGAGGTGGCTGCGCGCGTGGCTTTCAGCGGGGTCGGCATCGACCTCAAGACCTCGACCCCGACCCCGGAGGCCGTACGTGCCGCCGTGATGCGCGTCCGCGACGACGACCGCTACCGGTCCGCCGGGCAACGGCTGCGCGCCGAAATCGACTCGGCGACACCGATCGACGCCATCGCGAACGCGCTCAAACGCTGTTGCGACGTCTGACTAGACCTTGGAGATGACGTTTTCGGCGAACATCTCCAAATTGCGGATCTTCGCGTCCAGCGGCTCGGTGTCCTGCCCCATGATGTAGGGGATCCGGAACCCGACGATCACGTCGGTGACACCCTTGTCCTCCAGACGTTTGATGCCGTCCGGCGTGTACGCGTCCAGTGAGATCACGTGCACTTCGTAGTCGTCCCGGTCGGCGGTCTCGGCGTCCTCACGGAACCGAGCCAGCTTCTCGAGCAGCGGGTCGAGTTCCTCGGGGTCGCCGCCGCCGTGCATCCAGCCGTCGTTGCGGGCCGCGCGCCGCAGCGCGGCGTCGGCGTGCCCGCCGATCAGGATCGGCACCGGCCGGGACGGGGCCGGCGTCATCTTCGTCTTGGGCACGTCGTAGAACTCGCCATGGAACTCGAAATAGTCACCGGAGGTCAGACCGCGGATGATCTCGATGCACTCGTCCATCCGCTTGCCGCGCCGTGCGAACGGCACGTCCATCAACTCGTAGTCCTCCGGCCACGGGCTGGTGCCCACGCCGAGACCCAGGCGGTTGTCGAACAGCGCGGCCAGCGAGCCGGCCTGCTTGGCCACCAGCGCCGGGGGCCGGATCGGCAATTTCAGCACGAAGTGGTTGAAGCGCAGC harbors:
- a CDS encoding TIGR03619 family F420-dependent LLM class oxidoreductase; this translates as MRFTYAEAMTDPTYYIPLAKAAEAAGYHAMTIPDSIAYPFESDSKYPYTPDGNREFLDGKAFIEAFVLTAALCAVTTTLRFNHFVLKLPIRPPALVAKQAGSLAALFDNRLGLGVGTSPWPEDYELMDVPFARRGKRMDECIEIIRGLTSGDYFEFHGEFYDVPKTKMTPAPSRPVPILIGGHADAALRRAARNDGWMHGGGDPEELDPLLEKLARFREDAETADRDDYEVHVISLDAYTPDGIKRLEDKGVTDVIVGFRIPYIMGQDTEPLDAKIRNLEMFAENVISKV
- a CDS encoding glycosyltransferase, producing the protein MARYLLAATPLRGHLMPMLVIGSGLQSLGHDITVLTGSEFADTVRAAGLEMVALPDEVRIDPPAGAPLLMRKLPAPLRRFWLGRAELRSVFVEPMAAEAHALRGILAGTRVDAILADVTFTGALAVLLGDAGRPPIVACGVAPLTLSSADTPPFGMAWQPTQGADYRRMTRVAQRVIMRDSQRAFDAALRGAGGGGAPVFVSDWPRLADAVVQLSVAGFEYPRSDLPETVEFVGPALPPPDASFQPPTWWSDLSAAATVVLVTQGTFDNTNLDQLITPTLRGLADRPDVLVIATTGGRAGQQLPEHIPANARVTDWVPYSALMPHVDVMITNGGYGGVQYALSHGVPLVVAGETSDKAEVAARVAFSGVGIDLKTSTPTPEAVRAAVMRVRDDDRYRSAGQRLRAEIDSATPIDAIANALKRCCDV